Proteins encoded by one window of Chryseobacterium aquaeductus:
- a CDS encoding anti-sigma factor, with translation MNNKEYISSGILESYILGHASPEEAGILECVMKNSNEVREAFEEAQKTFEMLATAQAVTPPNDLKSKIWDKIQREQTVEIEKPVISIQNHTQEVAIEDSNVQDIKNNKSNSWRNFAIAASLLFFVSTAINLYWMNSQSDINEQLVKVESERKRDQLSLQNMQQKLDMFANPQMKKVELAGVEKHPEAKATVLWDTNSKDIYLSANSLPKAPEGMQYQLWAIADGKPISAGMYSEDKDTKVAISNITHAQAFAITLEKDGGSEAPTMENMYVMGGV, from the coding sequence TTGAATAATAAAGAATACATATCGTCCGGAATTCTAGAATCATACATTCTAGGTCATGCTTCTCCCGAGGAAGCAGGTATTTTGGAATGTGTGATGAAGAACAGCAATGAAGTAAGAGAGGCTTTTGAAGAAGCACAAAAAACTTTTGAGATGCTTGCCACTGCGCAGGCTGTGACACCACCCAATGATTTAAAATCTAAGATTTGGGATAAAATTCAACGTGAACAAACAGTTGAAATCGAAAAACCTGTAATTTCTATTCAAAATCATACGCAAGAAGTTGCAATTGAGGATAGTAATGTTCAGGATATTAAAAATAATAAAAGCAACAGTTGGAGAAATTTTGCAATTGCAGCATCTCTGTTATTTTTTGTAAGTACAGCAATTAATCTGTATTGGATGAATAGCCAATCTGATATTAACGAGCAACTTGTAAAAGTAGAAAGTGAGCGCAAAAGAGACCAGTTGTCTTTGCAGAATATGCAGCAAAAGCTGGATATGTTTGCAAATCCACAGATGAAAAAAGTAGAGTTAGCTGGTGTTGAGAAGCATCCTGAAGCAAAAGCTACAGTATTGTGGGATACCAATTCCAAAGATATTTATCTATCTGCAAATAGTTTGCCAAAAGCTCCAGAAGGTATGCAATATCAATTGTGGGCAATCGCAGACGGTAAACCGATAAGTGCCGGAATGTACTCTGAAGATAAAGATACCAAAGTTGCAATCTCTAATATTACTCATGCACAGGCATTTGCAATCACGCTTGAAAAAGATGGTGGTAGCGAAGCTCCTACAATGGAGAATATGTATGTAATGGGTGGAGTATAA
- a CDS encoding RNA polymerase sigma factor → MECKINHIKTIYSEEELIASLREKSESGFHHLYDHYSGALYGVILRIVQSKEYTEEIIQDVFMKIWNSIHQYDTAKGRFYTWMINIARNTAIDYLKSKSFQNELKNQTLPDFVYNNAELSTTNNSDFIGFSKVLETLESDKQEIINLAYYQGYTQSEISEKLNMPLGTVKTKMRNALMKLKDLLKDYQ, encoded by the coding sequence TTGGAATGTAAAATAAATCATATTAAAACAATCTATTCGGAAGAAGAACTTATTGCTTCGCTGAGAGAAAAAAGCGAATCAGGTTTTCACCATTTATATGACCACTATTCTGGGGCATTATATGGTGTGATTCTTCGAATTGTGCAGTCTAAAGAATATACTGAAGAAATTATTCAGGATGTTTTTATGAAAATCTGGAATTCTATACACCAATATGACACTGCAAAAGGTAGATTTTACACTTGGATGATCAATATTGCCAGAAACACAGCGATTGATTATTTAAAATCTAAAAGTTTTCAGAACGAGCTAAAAAACCAAACTTTACCAGATTTCGTATATAACAATGCGGAACTTTCAACCACTAATAATTCAGATTTTATAGGATTTAGTAAAGTGCTTGAAACGTTAGAATCTGATAAACAGGAAATAATAAATTTAGCTTACTATCAGGGTTACACGCAGAGTGAGATATCAGAAAAACTGAATATGCCTTTAGGTACTGTAAAAACAAAAATGCGAAATGCATTGATGAAATTAAAAGATTTATTAAAAGATTATCAATAA
- the msrB gene encoding peptide-methionine (R)-S-oxide reductase MsrB, giving the protein MLMFGNYAAQSENFRAKNPYYSKTDTKPLRVSNTEWKKILKPELYKVAREAATEMAFTGKYYEFDVKGTYYCAVCGNALFLSTSKFATTCGWPSFYEPLRKDGVKYKKDNSHNMERTEVLCGRCDSHLGHIFDDGPKPTGKRFCMNSVSLEFIANQNSKK; this is encoded by the coding sequence ATGCTAATGTTTGGAAACTACGCAGCGCAGTCTGAAAATTTCAGGGCAAAAAATCCTTACTACTCAAAAACAGATACAAAACCTTTGAGAGTAAGCAATACAGAATGGAAAAAAATATTAAAGCCTGAATTGTATAAAGTAGCGCGAGAAGCTGCAACCGAAATGGCGTTTACAGGAAAATATTATGAATTTGATGTAAAAGGAACTTATTACTGCGCAGTCTGCGGAAACGCATTATTTCTTTCTACGTCAAAATTTGCCACTACCTGCGGATGGCCTTCTTTCTATGAACCTTTGAGAAAAGACGGAGTGAAATATAAAAAGGACAATTCGCACAATATGGAACGTACTGAAGTTCTTTGTGGAAGATGCGATTCTCATTTGGGACATATTTTTGATGACGGACCCAAACCCACAGGAAAAAGATTTTGCATGAACTCTGTTTCGTTAGAATTTATTGCTAATCAAAATTCAAAAAAATAA
- a CDS encoding fasciclin domain-containing protein has protein sequence MNTKSKLVALGMVALSFALSGNVDAQKMKEKTVMVGGAAMYPSKNIVENAVNSKDHKTLVAAVKAAGLVETLQSAGPFTVFAPTDAAFAKLPAGTVENLVKPENKETLTKILTYHVLPGKYSSKQVWAAVKAGNGKAMMKTVAGEELTFWTKGKDLYITDAKGNEAKVTIADVNQSNGVIHVIDTVLLP, from the coding sequence ATGAATACAAAATCAAAATTAGTAGCATTAGGAATGGTTGCATTATCATTCGCTTTAAGTGGTAACGTTGATGCACAAAAAATGAAAGAGAAGACGGTAATGGTTGGCGGTGCTGCCATGTACCCTTCAAAAAATATTGTTGAAAATGCAGTAAATTCTAAGGATCACAAAACTTTGGTTGCTGCTGTAAAAGCTGCAGGTTTGGTTGAGACTTTGCAAAGTGCAGGACCTTTCACTGTTTTTGCTCCTACAGATGCTGCTTTCGCAAAATTACCTGCTGGTACAGTTGAAAATCTAGTAAAACCTGAAAACAAGGAAACTCTTACAAAGATTTTAACGTATCACGTTCTTCCGGGAAAATACAGTTCTAAACAAGTTTGGGCTGCTGTAAAAGCTGGAAACGGAAAAGCAATGATGAAAACTGTTGCAGGTGAAGAACTTACGTTCTGGACAAAAGGAAAAGATTTATACATTACCGATGCCAAAGGTAATGAAGCAAAAGTGACAATAGCTGATGTAAATCAGTCAAATGGTGTTATTCATGTAATAGATACTGTTCTATTACCATAG
- a CDS encoding putative type IX sorting system protein PorV2, translated as MKKYLLLLFSLLFGWSQSQIIRKYSNEFLNIGAGARGLAMGGAVISNQDDVYSPMWNPAGLNGITKDWQGAAMHAEYFESIAKYDYLAYAKVLEEGVFGVSIVRLGVDNILNTTQLIDTEGNIDYDKITKFSQSDYAGIISYAFHPGGNPNLDVGVNAKIVYRNVGKFASGYGFGFDVGAIYKADNGWKFGGMLRDATTTVNFWSINQDELTTVVNGEEFNPAPTDKMELTMPKLNAGASKLFEINSSVYILPEAGINVDFAKTAALLSTDFASITPYAGAEIGYQKMIFVRLGVNRFQSITDIEDLSRKVSFQPSAGLGIRYRGLTLDYAISNSGIGGSNFFSNFFSLKLDMGEFRND; from the coding sequence ATGAAAAAATACCTTTTATTACTATTTTCACTTTTATTTGGGTGGTCTCAATCTCAGATTATTAGAAAATATTCCAATGAATTTTTAAATATTGGTGCCGGCGCCAGAGGTCTTGCGATGGGCGGAGCTGTAATCTCCAATCAAGATGATGTCTACTCGCCGATGTGGAATCCCGCAGGTCTGAACGGTATTACAAAAGACTGGCAGGGAGCAGCGATGCACGCAGAATATTTTGAATCAATTGCTAAATACGATTATCTGGCGTATGCAAAAGTTCTAGAGGAAGGCGTTTTCGGAGTTTCAATCGTAAGATTGGGTGTTGATAATATCTTGAATACAACCCAATTAATTGATACTGAAGGAAATATTGATTACGATAAGATTACCAAGTTTTCACAATCCGATTATGCCGGAATTATTTCTTACGCTTTTCATCCCGGAGGCAATCCGAATTTGGATGTGGGTGTAAATGCTAAAATTGTTTATAGAAATGTAGGGAAATTTGCTAGCGGCTATGGTTTTGGTTTTGATGTAGGAGCAATCTATAAAGCAGATAACGGCTGGAAATTTGGAGGTATGTTGCGTGATGCCACTACAACTGTCAATTTTTGGAGCATCAATCAGGATGAATTGACAACTGTGGTAAATGGTGAAGAATTCAACCCTGCACCTACGGATAAAATGGAGCTGACGATGCCTAAACTTAATGCAGGAGCCAGCAAGCTGTTTGAAATCAACAGCAGTGTGTATATTTTGCCTGAAGCAGGTATCAATGTAGATTTTGCTAAAACGGCAGCACTTCTTTCAACAGACTTTGCAAGTATAACACCGTATGCAGGTGCTGAGATAGGCTATCAGAAAATGATTTTCGTAAGATTAGGAGTCAATAGATTTCAGTCGATTACAGATATTGAAGATTTGAGCAGAAAAGTTTCTTTCCAGCCGAGTGCAGGTTTAGGAATAAGATACAGAGGTCTTACGCTTGATTATGCGATCAGCAATTCAGGAATTGGTGGTTCCAATTTCTTCTCCAATTTCTTCTCTTTGAAACTGGATATGGGAGAGTTTAGAAACGATTAA
- a CDS encoding DMT family transporter, with the protein MQKLALFRLHLIVFLWGFTAILGKLITANAHILVFYRMLFAAIFLFVFIRFFKKESIKISKKLFFQLSAIGFFMALHWLCFFYSIKVSNVSIALSCLSLSTLFAAILEPLVFKRKIDVSEVVMGIVIVACILLIFKTEFQYKVGIFFGILCAVFGTIFSVFNGKLFGKTSPGNIIFYEIFSGWLILAIFYLISGQIFQMNEINYRDLALICLLASLFTAFPMLESVKLMKYISPFTLILTVNLEPVYGIILAFFIFGESEHMSPVFYVASLVMILAIVANALIKTRKQKTIN; encoded by the coding sequence ATGCAAAAATTAGCTCTTTTCAGGCTGCACCTGATTGTTTTTTTATGGGGATTTACTGCAATTCTGGGAAAACTGATTACTGCAAATGCACACATTCTGGTATTTTACAGAATGCTATTTGCTGCAATATTTTTATTTGTATTTATAAGATTTTTTAAAAAGGAAAGTATTAAGATTTCCAAAAAACTTTTTTTTCAACTTTCGGCAATTGGTTTTTTTATGGCACTTCACTGGTTGTGTTTTTTCTATTCAATTAAAGTTTCCAATGTATCAATTGCACTTAGCTGTTTATCTTTGTCTACACTATTTGCTGCAATTTTAGAGCCTTTGGTTTTTAAACGAAAAATAGATGTTTCAGAAGTTGTGATGGGTATTGTGATTGTTGCCTGTATTCTTCTTATATTTAAAACAGAGTTTCAATATAAAGTGGGTATTTTCTTCGGAATTCTGTGCGCTGTTTTTGGGACTATATTTTCTGTTTTTAACGGAAAGTTGTTTGGAAAAACCAGTCCTGGAAACATAATTTTTTACGAAATCTTCAGCGGTTGGCTTATTTTGGCAATATTTTATTTAATATCCGGGCAAATATTTCAAATGAATGAAATAAATTACCGAGATTTGGCGTTAATATGCTTGTTGGCTAGTCTTTTCACAGCCTTTCCAATGCTGGAATCGGTGAAGCTGATGAAATATATTTCGCCTTTCACATTAATTTTAACAGTAAATTTAGAACCAGTCTACGGAATTATACTAGCTTTTTTTATCTTTGGAGAATCGGAACACATGAGCCCAGTATTTTATGTGGCATCACTTGTCATGATTTTGGCAATTGTAGCAAATGCACTGATAAAAACTAGAAAACAAAAAACAATTAACTAA
- a CDS encoding acyl-CoA carboxylase subunit beta — MDIEFNKREDQNKLKLSEINRLLAEIKKGGGEKRLQKLRDEGKMTARERIDYLLDKDSDSIEIGAFAGYEMYEEHGGCPCGGVVVVMGYVSGKQCLVVANDASVKAGAWFPITGKKNLRAQEIAMENRLPIIYLVDSAGVYLPMQDEIFPDKEHFGRIFRNNAKMSAMGIIQISAVMGSCVAGGAYLPIMSDEAMIVDKTGSIFLAGSYLVKAAIGESIDNETLGGATTHCAISGVTDYKAKDDQDALNRIKNIMKSIGSYDKAGFDRIESFPPKEKIENIFGIMPVSRTDQYDTLEIIKCLVDNSEFEEYKSDYGKSIICATARIDGWSVGIVANQRKLVKSGKGEMQFGGVIYSDSADKATRFIANCNQRKIPLIFLQDVTGFMVGSKSEHGGIIKDGAKMVNAVANSVVPKFTIITGNSYGAGNYAMCGKAYDPRLIVAWPWADLAVMGGSQAAKVLAQIQESTLKKQGKEITEEAHKEILDSISKKYLKQTEATYASSRLWTDAIINPIDTRTWISMGIEAADHSPITEKFNLGVIQV, encoded by the coding sequence ATGGATATTGAATTCAACAAACGAGAAGATCAAAACAAACTAAAATTATCTGAAATAAATCGATTACTTGCCGAAATTAAAAAAGGAGGCGGAGAAAAGAGACTTCAAAAACTTCGTGATGAAGGCAAAATGACAGCTAGAGAAAGAATAGATTACCTTCTTGATAAAGATTCAGATTCTATTGAGATTGGTGCTTTTGCAGGATATGAAATGTACGAAGAGCACGGCGGTTGCCCATGTGGTGGCGTTGTTGTGGTGATGGGTTATGTTTCCGGAAAACAATGTCTTGTCGTAGCCAATGATGCTTCTGTAAAAGCGGGAGCATGGTTTCCTATTACCGGAAAGAAAAATCTGAGAGCACAGGAAATTGCAATGGAAAACAGACTTCCCATCATTTATTTGGTAGATTCTGCGGGAGTTTATCTTCCTATGCAGGATGAGATTTTCCCTGATAAGGAACATTTCGGAAGAATTTTTAGAAATAACGCTAAAATGAGTGCCATGGGAATCATTCAGATTTCGGCAGTAATGGGAAGTTGTGTTGCTGGTGGTGCGTATCTTCCGATCATGAGCGACGAGGCGATGATCGTAGATAAAACTGGTTCTATATTCTTGGCAGGAAGTTATCTGGTAAAAGCTGCCATCGGAGAAAGTATTGATAACGAAACTTTGGGTGGTGCAACAACTCACTGTGCGATTTCTGGAGTTACAGATTATAAAGCTAAAGATGATCAAGACGCTTTAAACAGGATAAAAAACATTATGAAATCTATCGGAAGCTATGATAAAGCTGGTTTCGACAGAATTGAGAGTTTCCCACCAAAAGAAAAAATTGAAAATATTTTCGGAATTATGCCGGTTTCACGCACCGACCAATATGATACGTTAGAAATCATAAAATGTCTGGTTGATAATTCGGAATTTGAAGAATATAAGTCTGATTACGGTAAAAGTATTATTTGTGCTACAGCAAGAATAGACGGTTGGTCTGTAGGTATTGTCGCCAATCAAAGAAAACTCGTAAAAAGTGGTAAAGGCGAAATGCAGTTTGGTGGTGTTATTTATTCGGACTCTGCAGACAAAGCAACAAGATTTATTGCAAACTGTAACCAAAGAAAAATTCCTTTGATATTTTTACAGGACGTAACAGGTTTTATGGTTGGATCTAAATCTGAACACGGTGGAATTATAAAAGATGGTGCAAAAATGGTAAACGCAGTTGCTAATTCTGTTGTTCCGAAATTCACTATTATCACAGGAAATTCTTATGGAGCCGGAAATTATGCAATGTGCGGAAAAGCTTATGATCCTAGATTGATTGTTGCTTGGCCTTGGGCAGATCTTGCAGTAATGGGAGGTTCACAGGCAGCAAAAGTTTTAGCACAAATTCAAGAATCTACCTTAAAAAAACAGGGGAAAGAAATCACTGAAGAAGCACATAAAGAAATTTTAGATTCTATCTCAAAAAAATATCTCAAACAGACAGAAGCTACCTATGCATCATCAAGATTGTGGACGGACGCCATAATCAATCCGATAGATACAAGAACATGGATTTCTATGGGAATTGAAGCTGCAGATCATTCTCCTATCACTGAGAAATTTAATTTGGGAGTTATCCAAGTGTGA
- a CDS encoding VanZ family protein, which produces MKRYFAVFIALYTLALLYMMFYASGREPSEISYIQHQPFITIQHFFNDHNIDNQAFIVNIFGNIFLFSPFGWLGLCIKKFNRFVPITVFFLIAISIIETIQYMTGRGVADVDDVFLNTLGMLIGFALFKYATWKNIANIKLHFELLDCKKKCVSTVS; this is translated from the coding sequence ATGAAAAGATATTTTGCAGTATTTATTGCCTTATACACCCTTGCTTTATTATATATGATGTTTTATGCATCCGGCAGAGAACCGTCAGAAATTTCTTATATCCAGCACCAGCCATTTATTACGATACAGCATTTTTTTAATGACCATAATATAGATAATCAAGCATTTATCGTTAATATATTTGGTAACATATTTTTATTCAGTCCTTTTGGATGGTTGGGATTGTGTATTAAAAAATTCAATCGATTTGTTCCAATTACTGTCTTCTTTCTTATAGCGATAAGCATTATTGAGACTATACAATATATGACAGGAAGAGGTGTTGCAGATGTCGATGATGTATTTTTAAACACTTTGGGAATGCTTATAGGTTTCGCCTTATTCAAATACGCTACATGGAAAAATATTGCGAATATTAAATTACATTTTGAGCTGCTTGATTGTAAAAAGAAATGTGTATCGACAGTTTCTTGA